In Kogia breviceps isolate mKogBre1 chromosome 9, mKogBre1 haplotype 1, whole genome shotgun sequence, a single window of DNA contains:
- the LOC136794836 gene encoding collagen alpha-2(I) chain-like, giving the protein MLQSSEGRGRISQAWEVARGEAPTPPREEGGSLGIPGGFCRPLGEQMPKPGGREGPDPRGRTTQLRQVKTGGPRGESAAAVREQGRAREGAPAPLTPPGPPARPPLPRPGAALLAALRTGGSEQRERPAALPGHPGLLSDPHSLRGPGGSPGPAEQELGGSMGLPGALGGRRGGAETPRASKTAWPESPSGDRRSAGVTEAQQETALQRLLELHSEAWRRRQQDRKQQRLRVLECLRIARNRHCRVHPLGPPPSPAQLPPQEDAAGQRRALREQLKQMQRERTGRLRALGARNTQSFQQLLWPPGSEEPVPGEHRSLFPAPSGHC; this is encoded by the exons ATGCTTCAGTCTTCCGAGGGCAGAGGCCGTATCTCACAAGCCTGGGAGGTGGCTCGGGGAGAGGCACCTACACCGCCCCGGGAGGAAGGCGGCTCCCTGGGAATTCCGGGGGGCTTCTGCAGGCCGCTGGGAGAACAGATGCCAaagcctgggggaagggagggcccGGACCCGCGGGGAAGGACCACGCAGCTGAGGCAGGTTAAGACCGGTGGCCCGAGAGGAGAGAGCGCAGCGGCCGTGAGAGAGCAGGGACGCGCCCGGGAAGGGGCGCCGGCTCCCCTTACGCCCCCGGGGCCTCCGGCCCGGCCGCCGCTGCCACGCCCAGGAGCGGCGTTGCTAGCGGCCCTACGCACTGGTGGTTCCGAGCAGCGGGAGCGCCCCGCAGCTCTCCCAGGGCACCCGGGCCTGCTGAGCGATCCGCACTCGCTTCGGGGCCCGGGAGGAAGCCCGGGCCCCGCGGAGCAGGAGCTGGGCGGCTCCATGGGGCTCCCGGGCGCCCTCGGGGGGCGGAGGGGAGGTGCCGAGACCCCCAGAGCCTCGAAGACGGCGTGGCCCGAGTCCCCGAGCGGGGACAGGCGGTCGGCGGGCGTGACCGAGGCGCAGCAAGAGACGGCTCTGCAGCGGCTGCTGGAGCTGCACAGTGAGGCCTGGCGTCGGCGGCAACAGGACCGCAAGCAGCAGCGGCTCCGG GTCTTGGAATGCCTCCGCATCGCCAGGAACCGCCACTGCCGCGTGCACCCCTTGGGACCCCCACCGAGCCCGGCTCAGCTCCCACCACAG GAGGACGCGGCCGGGCAGCGGCGCGCCCTGCGGGAGCAGCTGAAACAGATGCAACGGGAGAGGACCGGGCGGCTGCGAGCCCTCGGGGCCAG GAACACCCAGAGCTTCCAGCAGCTACTGTGGCCCCCTGGCTCTGAGGAGCCTGTGCCTGGAGAGCACCGCTCACTCTTCCCAGCCCCCTCTGGTCACTGCTGA